CTGTGGTACAACCCGGCACAGGGGGTCACCATCGATCTTTCGCAGTCCGTGCAGGCGGGCAGCGGCAAGATGGATTTTGTCAGCATGATCACCACCAACGACTTTATTGGCCTGTTTTCTAAATCGAATATCCTCGCACTGATCGTGATGGCGATCATCGCCGGGATCGCGATTGGTCAGTCAGAACAGGCGGGCAAACGCATTGCCTCGCTGCTGGAGGATGCCAACACCGTCATTATGAAGATCGTATCGATCATCATGAAGGTCGCGCCGCTGGGACTCGGCTGCTACTTTGCGGCCACAATGGCCAGTCAGGATTCCGGACTGTTGCTCACCTTTGCCCGGGCAATTGGCCTGTTCATGGTTGCCACGCTGGCTTACTACATTTTCGGTTCTATTCTTTACTCTTACATTGGCGGCGGCGTACCGGCAGTGAAGGCCTTCTGGCGTCACGCTATCGAGCCTTCCGTGACGGCACTGGGCACTTGCTCTTCGCTGGGAACGCTGCCGGTGACTCTGCGCGCGGGCAAAGCGATGGGGATTAACCCGGAAATCGTGGATGTCTCGATCCCGCTGCTGGTCAACCTGAATAAGGGCGGCGTGGCGATGATCGCGGCGCTGAAGATCGTCTTTATCTACTCGGTGCTGGGGATTCCATTCACGACGGAAACTTTCTTCCTGACCATGCTGATCGCCGTGCTTTCTGCGATTATCGTCGGCGGCGTGCCGGGCGGGGCGTTCC
The DNA window shown above is from Citrobacter farmeri and carries:
- a CDS encoding dicarboxylate/amino acid:cation symporter; this translates as MWTRLEPYKSSIILLLALVAGGLLGIYAPAFASKLQPIGQIFLNLLFMIIVPLVGISVMSSIASMTDLRRLGRIMAIIFIVSIAMAFIPAAGIVALALWYNPAQGVTIDLSQSVQAGSGKMDFVSMITTNDFIGLFSKSNILALIVMAIIAGIAIGQSEQAGKRIASLLEDANTVIMKIVSIIMKVAPLGLGCYFAATMASQDSGLLLTFARAIGLFMVATLAYYIFGSILYSYIGGGVPAVKAFWRHAIEPSVTALGTCSSLGTLPVTLRAGKAMGINPEIVDVSIPLLVNLNKGGVAMIAALKIVFIYSVLGIPFTTETFFLTMLIAVLSAIIVGGVPGGAFLGEIFIVTTLGLPMETIPMLVVLGTITDAPATLINVIHDLNAAQIVERFSGKKSVNAEIDATATVAEV